A single genomic interval of Porphyromonas sp. oral taxon 275 harbors:
- the murB gene encoding UDP-N-acetylmuramate dehydrogenase, whose product MDIRKEYSLKAHNTFGIDAQADWFIPYKSIEELQLLARDEYFQECRHLLLGEGSNMLFLTNFHGIVLHSQITTLETYEEDEAHLTLLVGSGVHWDDLVAYTCARGLGGLECLSLIPGQVGAAAVQNIGAYGAEISQRVVSVHTVHRRTGELRHFAPEECDYAYRHSFFKTAEGADYIVTHVLLRLDKQPELQLDYADLKARVAARSAAPSPEDVRQEVIAIRRSKLPDPAELGNAGSFFMNPIVPPSRLTELQETYPDIPHYPAPEGQIKLSAGWLIDRCGLKGFVLGHAGVYPRQALVLTNVDGEATGQDIARLAQHVQQQVQERFGIELQPEVRYIS is encoded by the coding sequence ATGGACATCAGGAAGGAGTATTCCCTCAAGGCGCACAACACCTTCGGCATAGACGCCCAGGCGGACTGGTTCATCCCCTACAAGAGCATCGAGGAGCTGCAGCTCCTGGCCCGGGATGAGTACTTCCAGGAGTGCCGGCACCTCCTTCTAGGCGAGGGGAGCAATATGCTCTTCCTTACCAACTTCCATGGCATCGTCCTGCACTCCCAGATCACCACACTCGAGACCTACGAGGAGGATGAGGCACACCTCACCCTCCTCGTAGGCTCTGGTGTGCACTGGGATGACCTCGTAGCATACACCTGTGCCCGCGGACTTGGAGGTCTCGAATGCCTCTCCCTGATCCCTGGCCAGGTCGGCGCCGCAGCGGTGCAGAACATCGGAGCCTATGGCGCCGAGATCAGCCAGCGCGTCGTCTCTGTGCACACCGTACACCGCCGTACGGGTGAGCTACGTCACTTCGCTCCCGAGGAGTGTGACTATGCCTACCGCCACAGCTTCTTCAAGACGGCTGAGGGGGCAGACTACATCGTCACGCACGTACTACTACGCCTCGATAAGCAGCCCGAGCTGCAGCTGGACTACGCCGACCTCAAGGCACGTGTAGCCGCCCGCAGCGCTGCTCCCAGCCCTGAGGACGTACGCCAGGAGGTCATCGCCATCCGCCGCAGCAAGCTCCCTGACCCCGCCGAGCTAGGCAATGCAGGGAGCTTCTTCATGAACCCCATCGTCCCCCCCTCACGGCTCACGGAGCTCCAGGAGACCTATCCCGACATCCCCCACTACCCTGCCCCCGAGGGTCAGATCAAGCTCAGCGCTGGCTGGCTGATCGATCGCTGCGGGCTCAAGGGCTTCGTCCTGGGGCATGCGGGCGTCTACCCACGGCAGGCGCTTGTGCTGACCAATGTCGACGGGGAGGCTACGGGGCAAGACATCGCACGCCTAGCTCAGCACGTACAGCAGCAGGTACAGGAGCGCTTCGGCATCGAGCTACAGCCCGAGGTGCGCTATATCAGCTAG
- the lipB gene encoding lipoyl(octanoyl) transferase LipB — translation MPPFEQPFHYRDLGRIAYAEAWELQKELFQEQLTLKHEGRPTSSYLLLCEHEPVFTMGKHADKANVLLSPEHLRDMGYDFYEIERGGDVTYHGPGQITGYPILDLERFGLGLRAYIELLESSIIELLRFYGIKGELKEGAAGVWLDVGDPERERKIAAIGVKSSRYVTMHGFALNVTNDLSPFQLINPCGFKQGKVASIAGETGQAIDLVVIRHMLVSILHRRLRELMPQRY, via the coding sequence CTGCCGCCCTTCGAGCAGCCCTTCCACTACCGCGACCTTGGCCGTATCGCCTACGCCGAGGCCTGGGAGCTGCAGAAGGAGCTCTTCCAGGAGCAGCTCACCCTCAAGCATGAGGGCCGCCCCACCAGCAGCTACCTCCTCCTATGCGAGCACGAGCCCGTCTTCACGATGGGCAAGCACGCCGACAAGGCCAACGTGCTGCTAAGCCCCGAGCACCTACGCGACATGGGCTACGACTTCTATGAGATCGAGCGCGGCGGGGACGTGACCTACCACGGCCCTGGCCAGATCACGGGCTACCCTATCCTTGACCTCGAGCGCTTCGGCCTCGGGCTGCGCGCCTACATAGAGCTGCTGGAGAGCTCGATCATAGAGCTCCTGCGCTTCTACGGTATCAAGGGCGAACTGAAGGAAGGTGCGGCTGGCGTCTGGCTCGATGTCGGCGACCCCGAGCGGGAGCGTAAGATCGCGGCCATAGGCGTCAAGAGCAGCCGCTACGTGACGATGCACGGCTTCGCGCTGAACGTCACCAACGACCTCAGCCCCTTCCAGCTCATCAACCCCTGTGGCTTCAAGCAGGGCAAGGTAGCCTCCATCGCAGGCGAGACAGGCCAGGCCATAGACCTCGTCGTCATACGCCACATGCTGGTATCCATCCTCCACCGTAGGCTGCGTGAGCTCATGCCGCAGCGCTACTAG
- a CDS encoding SPOR domain-containing protein: MKKIILASLALGAVLTLSSCGAKKSAYRKAYEQAKQREIAAQDTKPAVQYEASAAQMPAAPVTVRKERVSTYEGENASHLKRFSVVVGSFQNPTNARSLKDRMTQAGYQAVLATNDVGMLRVIVSSFDTRDEAAASREAVKARFAPEFKDAWLLENAQ, translated from the coding sequence ATGAAGAAGATCATCCTTGCATCCCTGGCACTGGGTGCTGTGCTGACCCTCAGCTCCTGCGGCGCTAAGAAGAGCGCCTACCGTAAGGCCTACGAACAAGCAAAGCAGCGTGAGATCGCTGCACAGGACACCAAGCCTGCCGTACAGTACGAGGCTAGCGCCGCTCAGATGCCCGCTGCCCCCGTCACTGTACGTAAGGAGCGCGTCTCCACCTACGAAGGGGAGAATGCGAGCCACCTCAAGCGCTTCAGCGTCGTCGTAGGGAGCTTCCAGAACCCCACCAACGCGCGCAGCCTCAAGGACCGCATGACGCAGGCTGGCTACCAGGCTGTACTCGCTACCAATGACGTGGGTATGCTGCGTGTCATCGTCTCTAGCTTCGACACGCGCGATGAGGCAGCTGCCAGCCGTGAGGCCGTCAAGGCACGCTTCGCCCCCGAGTTCAAGGACGCTTGGCTCCTAGAGAACGCTCAGTAA